The nucleotide sequence GAGCCGACAAATGGTCTCGATCCTGCCGGTATCCGTGAATTCCGCATGTATTTGCGTAAAATTGCCGTAGAAGATAATGTCGCAATCGTTGTATCAAGTCACCTTTTATCCGAAATCGAGTTAATGGTAGACCGGATCGCGATTATCCAAAATGGTGAGCTGATTGATATTCGTGAACTGCAACATGTCGCGGCAGCACAATATTACATTGAAGTCGGTCAACCGGATCAGCTTCAGGCGATGTTTGAAGAGCCGTTAACTAAAGAGAATGGCGGCTATGTAGTCAATCTGACAAAAGAAGAAGTGCCTGCACTTATTCGTAAACTAGTTGAATCAGGCATTGATCTATATACGATCCAGCCGATTCAAAAACGTCTTGAAGATCAATTTATCGAGATGACAGGTGGAGGTGCAATCGATGCAATACGTTAAAAATGAATGGATTAAAATGTGGTCGCAAAAAAATGCATGGATCATGTGCGGTCTTTTAATTGTGTTAATCGTATTTGTTGCAGGGATGAACAAATATTATGATGTGGATTCAAGTACAAAAGAAGCACGCTTGGCAGCTAATGAAGAATTATTGGCACATCCGAAAGAAATGCTTGCTTCAGAAGATTTAATGCCGGAAGATGAGCAATATTTCAAGGAAGAAATTGCGATGATTGAATACCGTATCGCCAATGATTTACCACCATCAAATGCTATGACATTTACGGAACATATGGACTTATCGTTAACTTTGACAATTATGGTAACAGGCATATTTACTGTCGTTATTGCGGCAGGTATCGTTTCATCTGAGTTTGGTACTGGTACGATAAAAATGTTGCTGACTCGCCCTGTAGCACGATGGAAAATCTTACTTTCAAAACTTGTTGCATCGATTCTTTATGGTATTGCTTTATTTGCTTCGGGAATCGTTGTCGCTCTAATTGTCGGGATGGCATTGTTCGGTACCGACAGTGCAATTGCGTTATCGGTCGTTGATGGGCAAGTTGTACAGGAAACGGTAGAGAATACATTTGTTGAAACGACGCTTTATTCGCTTGGCTCGATTATTATGACAATCTTATTTGCATTCATGATCGGTACAATTTTTGGTTCAAGTACGTTAGCGGTAAGTTTATCGCTGTTTATCTTGTTAATGGGTTCTACAGCAACAATGTTTATCGCCCAATATGATTTTGCGAAATACATTTGGTTTGCGAATGATTTATCCTATTATGCACCGGGAAGTATGCCGATGATTGAAGGCTTAACGTTTACGTTCTCATTAATTGTCAATATCGTGTATGCGATTGTCTTCCTCGCGATTACATTCGGTTACTTTATGAAGCGTGACGTAACAGCTTAATACGGAAAATTTTTTAAAACAATTAAATATAGTAAAAAAATTTAATTTATGAAATTCCCCATTCCTTTATCTGTAAAGATTTAGGGAATGGGGAATTTTTGGTTACTGCTGTTTTGTATAAGGTATGTTGGAAGTAAATATCGGGAATTTATGTCTCTATTTAATAGTAACGGCCCGTTTTGGCGAAGCTAACGATAAAAGTTCCAATTATTTTAGAACTTATAAATTAAATTGAAAATAACAGAATTTCCTCTTATTTATTGGATTCAGCGTTTACCCCGGAACATTAATAATGTAGTAAAATAGTATTCATAACAATCTGCTCAGTAAAAGGAGGTGGGGAAAATGGCGGCGAGAATTATTTTTCATTTAGATATGAACAGTTTTTATGCTTCTGTCGAACAGGCTCATGATCCGAGTTTGAAAGGGAAACCGATTGCTGTTGCGGGGAATGCAAAGGAACGCCGCGGCATTATTGTAACAAGCTCTTATGAAGCCCGTGCAAAAGGGATTTATACGACGATGAATGTCGGGGAAGCAAAGCGAAAATGTCCTGAACTACTGTTATTGCCTCCTGATTTCCCAAAATACCGGGCAGCTAGTGCGGCAATTTTCTCCATATTGAGAAGCTATACTGATTTAGTGGAACCTGTATCAATTGATGAAGGCTACTTAGATGTAACGGAACGCTCGAAATCACAGCATCCGCTCCAGCTAGCCGAGGAAATTCAGCTGCGTATTTTACATGAACTTGATTTGCCGTGCTCGATTGGTATTGCCCCTAATAAGTTCCTCGCCAAAACAGCTTCCAACATGAAAAAACCGCTCGGAATTACGATTCTGAGAATTCGCGAGCTTCCGGAGCTTTTATGGCCCCAGGAAGTCGTGACAATGCATGGGGTAGGGGAGAAAACAGCGAAGAAGTTAAATACGTTCAATATTTTTACAATCGGTGATTTGGCGCAAGCGGATGAACGGCTGTTAATACGGAATTTAGGGAAAAATGGGGCTCGACTTATCAAACGTGCAAACGGCATTGATTCGCGGCCGGTTGACCCGAACGCTATATTTGATACGAAAAGCGTCGGGAATTCGACGACACTTCCAAGGGATGAAACCGAATATTATATTTTGAAAGAAACATTTGAAAAACTGAGCAGAAGTGTATCCGAACGTCTGAAAGTAAAATATTTGGCGGGGACAACGGTGACGATTCAAATACGCAATTTCGACTGGCAAAATGCTTCGCGCAGTAAAACATTGCGGAACGCCGTTAATCAGGCAGATGAAATATTTGAAATCGCGTGGAAACTGTTTACCGAAAACTGGGATGAAACACCTGTCCGACTGATCGGGATTACCGTTTCCAATGTTGTCGATCAATCCGAATTGACCCAGCAGCTCAGTCTGTTTAATTTTGAACAGCATATTAAAGATGAGCCGATTTTGGAACTTGTCGAAAATATTGAAAAGAAGTTCGGAAAAGGGACCATTAAACGCGGTGTCCGGGTGAAATCAAAAAGCTACGCATCAAAAACAAGCTTCAGCAAGGATTTTCTGGAGGATCATACAAAGTGAACGCAAGCTGAGTTAAAGTGGAAACTTTATACAGCTTGCAATGTTTAAATTCTCCGAAACTCATACATAGTATTATGAGAATAATTTTCATTTAGTGAGGTAACTACGAAAGACCCATGCTATAATAGGGTTGATATTATGCTTCAGGAGGACACTATGCGTATACATCCGATCCGGTTTTTACGAATAATGGGCTTACTCGATGGGATTTCGCTCATTACGCTATTACTTATTTCCATGCCGCTTAAGTATTTCGCAGATTTACCGCAATTTGTGACGGTAAACGGCAGCGTACACGGCGGTATTTTTATGGTTTATTTTCTCGCAATCGTCATCGTGCAACTGCGCATTCAATGGCATATCGGCTGGTCATTGTTAAGCGTGCTGGTCGCATTTATTCCATTTGGCAATTTTCTATTCGACTATCAACTGAAGAAAATGCAGCCATTATTACATACAAAGCCATTTCCGAAACATTGGCTCGTCTATGCCATCATTTTCTTCTCGTTTTTCGATCTGTTCGTCCAGCTGCCGATTATGAGTACATATGCATTATCGGTCGGCGCGACAACATTTATCG is from Solibacillus isronensis and encodes:
- a CDS encoding ABC transporter permease, which codes for MQYVKNEWIKMWSQKNAWIMCGLLIVLIVFVAGMNKYYDVDSSTKEARLAANEELLAHPKEMLASEDLMPEDEQYFKEEIAMIEYRIANDLPPSNAMTFTEHMDLSLTLTIMVTGIFTVVIAAGIVSSEFGTGTIKMLLTRPVARWKILLSKLVASILYGIALFASGIVVALIVGMALFGTDSAIALSVVDGQVVQETVENTFVETTLYSLGSIIMTILFAFMIGTIFGSSTLAVSLSLFILLMGSTATMFIAQYDFAKYIWFANDLSYYAPGSMPMIEGLTFTFSLIVNIVYAIVFLAITFGYFMKRDVTA
- a CDS encoding DNA polymerase IV yields the protein MAARIIFHLDMNSFYASVEQAHDPSLKGKPIAVAGNAKERRGIIVTSSYEARAKGIYTTMNVGEAKRKCPELLLLPPDFPKYRAASAAIFSILRSYTDLVEPVSIDEGYLDVTERSKSQHPLQLAEEIQLRILHELDLPCSIGIAPNKFLAKTASNMKKPLGITILRIRELPELLWPQEVVTMHGVGEKTAKKLNTFNIFTIGDLAQADERLLIRNLGKNGARLIKRANGIDSRPVDPNAIFDTKSVGNSTTLPRDETEYYILKETFEKLSRSVSERLKVKYLAGTTVTIQIRNFDWQNASRSKTLRNAVNQADEIFEIAWKLFTENWDETPVRLIGITVSNVVDQSELTQQLSLFNFEQHIKDEPILELVENIEKKFGKGTIKRGVRVKSKSYASKTSFSKDFLEDHTK